One window from the genome of Dyadobacter sp. CECT 9275 encodes:
- a CDS encoding S66 peptidase family protein: protein MTPIITPPYLKPGDSIGIIAPASVVQYQDLLPGIKILQDWGLNVVEGFTLKTSHNQFAATDQERLQDFQTMLDNESLSAIIAARGGYGCSRIVDELDFSSFIKKPKWIVGFSDLTVILSRTFLLGYQSVHGPMVKSMTLDGAENAADTLRKILFGEAVHYKIEGSEQNRNGTAQGQVVGGNLCLLAHMIGTGTDIDTKGKILFIEDVNEYLYNLDRMMIQLKRSGKLSHLAGLVIGQFTDVKDNAAPAFGKNIEEIIHEHVAEFSYPVCYNFPAGHVADNQPLVIGAEVSLEVSAEIVSLNFLPDVNHAVQI from the coding sequence ATGACTCCAATAATAACCCCTCCCTATTTAAAACCAGGTGATTCCATCGGAATTATTGCGCCTGCCAGTGTGGTTCAGTACCAGGACCTGTTACCGGGAATTAAAATACTACAGGACTGGGGACTCAACGTTGTGGAAGGCTTTACACTTAAAACCTCCCACAACCAGTTTGCCGCCACCGACCAGGAACGCTTACAGGATTTCCAAACCATGCTCGATAATGAAAGCCTGAGTGCCATTATAGCCGCAAGAGGCGGATATGGCTGTTCCAGGATCGTGGATGAGCTGGACTTTTCCTCCTTCATCAAAAAACCGAAGTGGATCGTCGGATTCAGTGACCTTACCGTCATTTTGTCCAGAACTTTTTTGCTCGGCTATCAAAGTGTTCATGGCCCGATGGTAAAATCCATGACATTGGACGGCGCGGAAAATGCGGCTGACACTTTACGAAAAATATTGTTCGGGGAGGCTGTTCATTATAAAATTGAAGGGAGCGAACAAAACAGAAACGGAACCGCCCAAGGGCAGGTAGTTGGTGGAAATCTTTGTCTGCTGGCTCACATGATCGGCACGGGGACGGATATTGATACCAAAGGGAAAATTCTGTTCATTGAAGATGTGAATGAATACCTGTACAACCTCGACAGAATGATGATACAGCTGAAACGCTCAGGAAAGCTGAGCCACTTGGCTGGGCTGGTCATAGGCCAGTTTACAGATGTGAAGGATAATGCAGCCCCTGCTTTCGGTAAAAATATAGAAGAAATCATCCACGAGCATGTTGCGGAATTTAGCTATCCCGTATGTTATAATTTCCCGGCAGGGCATGTCGCCGACAACCAGCCGCTGGTGATTGGGGCGGAGGTCTCTCTGGAGGTTTCTGCAGAGATAGTTTCTCTCAATTTTTTGCCTGACGTAAACCATGCAGTTCAAATCTGA
- a CDS encoding SDR family oxidoreductase, with protein MHYFEDKVVWITGASSGIGEAMALAFAKENARLVLTSRRPEELERVKKLTGLPDSSVLILPMDVTQYDKAVPAAETIVAHFGRIDVMVHNAGVSQRSYIRDTDFEVYQKIMNVDFFSTVAITKAVLPYMTAQRSGQFIVISSVAGKIGTIMRSGYNAAKHALHGFYDALRAEGYQDNIRVTTVCPGYIRTNISVNALDQSGGKFGKMDTNQANGIPAEECASKILLAVKKNKKEIYIGGFKEVAAIYLKRFFPDLLFDQVRKNIPE; from the coding sequence ATGCATTATTTCGAGGATAAAGTAGTATGGATCACCGGTGCTTCCTCTGGCATAGGAGAAGCTATGGCCCTGGCATTTGCCAAAGAAAATGCCAGGCTGGTACTTACGTCCAGGAGGCCCGAAGAACTGGAAAGAGTAAAAAAACTAACGGGCCTGCCCGACTCTTCCGTGCTGATTCTTCCAATGGACGTCACCCAGTATGACAAAGCAGTGCCCGCCGCCGAAACAATCGTTGCCCATTTCGGAAGGATAGACGTGATGGTGCACAACGCCGGTGTAAGCCAGCGCTCTTACATCCGGGATACCGATTTCGAGGTGTACCAAAAAATAATGAATGTAGATTTTTTCAGTACCGTTGCCATTACAAAAGCCGTGCTGCCCTATATGACCGCCCAACGAAGCGGGCAGTTTATTGTTATCAGCAGTGTGGCGGGGAAAATCGGCACCATCATGCGGTCGGGATATAATGCAGCCAAGCATGCGCTGCACGGGTTTTATGATGCTCTCCGGGCAGAGGGGTACCAGGATAACATCAGGGTTACCACTGTTTGCCCGGGCTACATCAGAACCAACATTTCGGTTAATGCCCTGGACCAGTCTGGAGGGAAATTCGGCAAAATGGACACCAACCAGGCCAATGGTATTCCGGCAGAGGAATGTGCCAGCAAAATTCTTCTGGCTGTTAAAAAGAATAAAAAGGAAATTTACATCGGCGGATTTAAAGAAGTTGCCGCAATTTATCTGAAACGTTTCTTTCCAGACCTGCTTTTTGATCAGGTAAGGAAAAACATTCCTGAATAA
- a CDS encoding GDSL-type esterase/lipase family protein, producing MNWYEEEIQYLEACKNKLTFDPQIIFYGSSSIRLWTTLYDDFVAYLPLNLGFGGSTLDACTWFFERMLLPYHPAHLVLYAGDNDLGDGRNPDEVCLFFCRFVEKFRQSFPHTSLTYISVKPSPARWPINGQIMQTNKLIAGKIAELGTPYYFLNVYDLMVENNGTPKPELYEADGLHMNANGYAIWKELTLNHFRENLKIR from the coding sequence ATGAATTGGTACGAAGAAGAAATACAATACTTGGAAGCATGTAAAAATAAGCTGACTTTTGATCCCCAGATTATTTTCTACGGAAGCTCATCCATCCGGTTGTGGACAACACTTTATGACGATTTCGTAGCGTATCTGCCGCTTAACCTCGGTTTCGGAGGATCAACGCTGGATGCCTGTACATGGTTTTTCGAAAGGATGTTACTCCCCTATCATCCAGCCCATCTTGTACTGTATGCCGGTGACAACGATTTAGGGGATGGCAGAAATCCGGACGAGGTCTGTTTATTCTTTTGCCGGTTTGTGGAGAAATTCAGACAATCGTTTCCCCACACTTCGCTAACATATATTTCTGTAAAGCCCAGCCCTGCACGGTGGCCAATTAACGGGCAAATTATGCAGACCAATAAACTTATAGCCGGGAAGATAGCAGAACTGGGCACACCCTATTATTTTCTGAACGTATATGACCTGATGGTGGAAAATAACGGGACACCCAAACCCGAATTGTATGAAGCCGACGGGCTGCACATGAACGCAAATGGTTACGCAATATGGAAGGAACTGACGTTGAACCATTTCCGTGAAAATTTAAAAATAAGATAA
- a CDS encoding esterase family protein produces MRRVYNKWFSESLSKEMELLVFGYSGTPVLFFPPRTGRFYDYENWGVIAALQNKIERGYIQVYCVDSNDIESFYAATHPAEKISRHLQYEKYIVEEVLPYIRDRNPSSFTISAGCSLGGYHALNIALKHPLEFTKIVSMSARYDLSLSSSTFPNLFDGYYDENIYYNMPSMYLPNLVDEIILESLRRMDITLVIGKEDPFLPNNMHLSQCLSDKKIDHNLFIWDEEAHRPRYWRKMVPIYL; encoded by the coding sequence ATGAGAAGAGTATATAACAAATGGTTTAGTGAATCACTCTCCAAGGAAATGGAGCTGCTGGTTTTCGGTTATTCGGGCACTCCCGTGCTCTTTTTCCCACCCCGCACCGGTCGTTTTTATGACTATGAAAACTGGGGGGTAATTGCAGCGCTGCAAAACAAAATAGAAAGGGGGTATATACAGGTTTACTGCGTGGACAGCAACGATATCGAAAGCTTTTACGCCGCAACCCATCCCGCTGAAAAAATTTCAAGGCACCTGCAGTATGAAAAGTACATTGTTGAGGAGGTGCTGCCTTACATCAGGGACAGAAACCCCTCGTCTTTCACCATATCGGCAGGCTGTAGCCTCGGGGGATATCACGCCCTCAATATTGCCCTGAAGCATCCGCTGGAGTTTACCAAGATCGTATCCATGAGTGCACGCTACGACCTCTCTCTGTCGAGCAGCACGTTTCCCAATCTGTTCGACGGCTATTACGATGAGAATATATATTACAACATGCCGAGCATGTACCTACCCAATCTTGTAGACGAAATTATACTGGAAAGTTTACGCAGAATGGATATCACTCTGGTGATCGGCAAAGAAGACCCTTTTCTTCCCAATAACATGCACCTTTCGCAATGCCTCTCTGACAAGAAAATTGATCACAATTTGTTCATTTGGGATGAAGAGGCGCATAGGCCCAGATACTGGCGTAAAATGGTGCCGATTTACTTATAA
- a CDS encoding asparagine synthetase B, whose translation MKRLLLLLLVSMPFAGVANFLLIPMDHSQTNHLKAYGLAYILLKEEVDVDWLLNYRGGSFMVRYTKTAERECKLRAISYEVLSDAAGGEITSGIEHPNVNMSTVKLHKAAKIAVYSPIKISPSEFENTDAVLLVLKYAEIPFDVIYDEEILKGELPKYDWLHLHHEDFTGQFGRNLRRTTEVDIKAQEAIANRHGFRKVSQMKLAVAKAIKAFCAGGGFLFAMCSGAETFDIALAAEGIDIVENLDGDGVDPQAQSKLDFNKTFAFHNFKLQLDEYDGMAFSNINSSAGGRFWDGGNEDFFSIFDFSAKWDVIPSMLVQNHEHLIREFFGQTTAFSKQTVKPNVLIMGNSNRSDRYIYGELGRGQWTFYGGHDPEGRGGGGRRMPTDLNLYPNSPGYRLILNNVLFPSARKKKRKT comes from the coding sequence ATGAAAAGATTGTTATTGCTGCTCCTGGTTTCAATGCCTTTTGCGGGTGTTGCCAATTTTTTACTGATCCCCATGGATCATTCCCAGACCAATCATTTAAAAGCATACGGGCTCGCATATATATTGCTAAAAGAAGAAGTTGATGTGGATTGGCTGCTTAACTACCGCGGAGGGAGTTTTATGGTCCGGTATACCAAAACAGCTGAAAGGGAATGTAAACTGAGGGCGATATCCTACGAGGTATTGTCAGATGCCGCCGGAGGGGAAATTACCAGTGGGATCGAGCATCCCAATGTGAATATGAGCACCGTAAAACTTCACAAAGCCGCAAAAATTGCAGTTTACTCCCCTATTAAGATCAGCCCGTCGGAGTTCGAGAATACCGATGCGGTGTTATTGGTCCTAAAATACGCCGAAATCCCGTTTGACGTTATTTATGATGAAGAGATACTTAAAGGGGAATTACCTAAATACGACTGGCTGCACCTGCATCATGAGGATTTCACCGGGCAGTTTGGCCGCAATCTCAGAAGAACAACCGAGGTCGATATCAAAGCACAGGAAGCCATTGCCAACCGGCACGGGTTCAGGAAAGTTTCTCAGATGAAACTGGCCGTAGCCAAAGCTATCAAAGCGTTTTGTGCGGGGGGCGGTTTCTTGTTTGCGATGTGCTCAGGTGCAGAAACTTTTGACATTGCCCTGGCGGCCGAGGGAATAGATATTGTGGAGAATCTGGATGGGGACGGTGTGGATCCTCAGGCCCAGTCCAAGCTGGACTTTAATAAAACTTTTGCATTTCATAATTTCAAATTACAACTGGACGAATACGACGGAATGGCCTTTTCCAACATCAATTCTTCCGCAGGAGGCAGATTCTGGGATGGTGGAAACGAAGACTTTTTTTCCATTTTTGACTTTTCAGCCAAATGGGACGTCATACCAAGTATGCTGGTACAGAATCATGAACACCTGATCCGCGAATTTTTTGGACAAACCACCGCATTTTCAAAACAGACCGTCAAACCGAACGTCCTGATCATGGGTAATAGTAACCGCTCCGACCGTTACATTTATGGCGAACTCGGGCGCGGGCAATGGACGTTTTACGGGGGACACGATCCCGAAGGACGGGGGGGCGGTGGAAGGAGGATGCCCACCGACCTGAATCTTTACCCGAATTCTCCTGGTTACCGGCTTATCCTAAACAATGTTCTATTTCCGTCGGCAAGGAAGAAAAAGCGTAAGACCTAA
- a CDS encoding porin family protein produces MRKLCLILVLCAVGSISYGQSFSFGPKAGVNISNYTGKDIESDALVGFHLGGLLNFGIGKNFSIQPEVLFSTQGAKIDGGVDKAKYKTSYVTLPVMFKLRANGGFYIEAGPQAGFRTSEDIPDQTIDHFAKNLDLAGAFGIGYQSGFGLGVGARYVAGFSKVGDFDNSAFTSPDFKNSVIQLSLFFAIPVVK; encoded by the coding sequence ATGAGAAAGCTTTGTTTAATTCTGGTGCTTTGCGCTGTTGGTTCTATTTCCTACGGTCAATCTTTTAGTTTTGGTCCCAAAGCAGGTGTTAATATAAGTAACTATACGGGTAAGGATATTGAGTCTGACGCCTTGGTTGGCTTTCACCTGGGGGGCTTGCTTAATTTTGGGATCGGTAAAAACTTCTCGATTCAGCCCGAGGTGCTTTTCTCCACACAAGGTGCAAAAATTGATGGCGGGGTCGACAAGGCCAAATACAAAACTTCCTACGTAACGTTACCTGTTATGTTCAAGCTAAGAGCCAACGGGGGCTTTTACATAGAGGCTGGCCCGCAAGCAGGTTTCAGAACTTCAGAAGATATTCCTGATCAAACCATTGACCATTTTGCAAAAAACCTTGACCTGGCAGGCGCATTTGGAATAGGTTACCAGTCTGGTTTCGGTCTGGGTGTAGGGGCCAGGTATGTGGCAGGATTTTCCAAAGTAGGTGATTTCGATAATTCCGCTTTTACATCGCCTGATTTTAAAAACAGTGTCATTCAGCTGAGTTTATTCTTTGCTATTCCGGTGGTGAAATAA
- a CDS encoding YfcC family protein: MPSLIKLPTPLTILMAVTVLAAIATWLMPAGKFESLSYQNNAFVISGSEETKLPATQHILDSLGIMVKADKFLNGAIKKPVSIPGSFHPLLQNGQSVIDVVQAPLKGIYETVDVILFILIIGSFIQVFYATGAMEAGIAKLSAGMKGRESWLIVVLTFLFALGGSSYGMAEESLVFYPILIPLFLAAGYDLLIPVAVIHGGNTLGYLSSFSNPFSTIIASNAAGISWTDGLYGRLAMLLVSSVIYIGYVMWYAQKVRRNPHASYVTADEGRSSIADGNGIAMVPLKGKTAGLLFIFAATFVLLIIGVVALDWWLLEMSALFLVASVLVAVVQRMSERLFIEKFIEGAESLLGVAFVIGAARGVTVVLDAGNISGSVLHWASTAIQDVHPALFIIGLLLIYILLTVIIPSSSGMAVMTMPILGSLAIVAGIPGREIVNSYLLGMGIMGFITPTGLILPSLALAGVGMKAWIRFIWPVLLLLFMLAAMALLTGLWLDL; the protein is encoded by the coding sequence ATGCCCTCTCTTATAAAGCTACCTACCCCTCTAACCATTCTGATGGCGGTTACCGTTCTGGCTGCGATTGCAACCTGGCTGATGCCCGCAGGTAAATTTGAATCCCTAAGTTACCAGAACAATGCTTTTGTGATTTCTGGCAGTGAAGAAACGAAACTCCCGGCCACACAGCACATACTGGACAGTCTGGGAATCATGGTGAAGGCGGATAAGTTTCTGAACGGAGCAATTAAAAAGCCTGTCTCTATTCCAGGAAGTTTTCATCCATTACTTCAAAACGGCCAGTCGGTTATTGATGTCGTTCAGGCTCCGTTGAAGGGTATTTATGAAACGGTCGATGTCATTCTCTTTATTCTGATTATCGGTTCTTTTATCCAGGTATTTTATGCTACCGGCGCCATGGAGGCAGGCATAGCAAAACTATCTGCCGGCATGAAAGGACGGGAATCCTGGCTCATTGTTGTGCTGACATTCCTCTTTGCGCTTGGAGGCTCTTCCTATGGTATGGCGGAGGAATCACTGGTGTTTTACCCGATTCTGATTCCGCTTTTTCTGGCAGCCGGGTACGACCTTCTTATTCCCGTTGCGGTTATTCATGGAGGAAATACGCTGGGCTATCTGTCTTCTTTTTCCAATCCTTTTTCAACCATTATCGCGTCCAACGCGGCGGGTATCAGCTGGACAGACGGGTTGTACGGCAGACTTGCCATGCTTCTGGTTTCCTCGGTAATTTATATTGGTTATGTCATGTGGTATGCGCAAAAGGTGAGGCGTAATCCACATGCTTCTTATGTGACGGCCGACGAGGGTCGATCATCCATCGCGGATGGGAATGGTATTGCTATGGTACCCTTAAAAGGTAAAACGGCCGGGTTACTTTTTATATTTGCCGCAACATTTGTGCTGCTCATTATCGGTGTGGTTGCGCTGGACTGGTGGCTGCTGGAAATGTCCGCACTGTTTTTAGTGGCTTCGGTTCTGGTTGCTGTGGTACAAAGGATGAGCGAGCGTTTATTTATCGAAAAGTTTATCGAGGGAGCTGAAAGCCTGCTGGGGGTAGCTTTTGTGATAGGTGCGGCCCGTGGTGTTACAGTTGTTCTGGACGCGGGAAACATCAGCGGATCGGTGTTACATTGGGCCTCCACTGCTATTCAGGATGTTCATCCTGCTCTGTTTATCATTGGGCTATTGCTGATTTATATATTGCTGACGGTTATTATTCCGTCTTCCTCTGGCATGGCCGTTATGACCATGCCCATCCTGGGATCATTGGCGATTGTTGCAGGCATACCCGGGCGTGAAATTGTAAACAGTTATCTGCTGGGAATGGGGATTATGGGATTTATTACCCCAACTGGCCTCATTTTACCTTCATTGGCCTTGGCAGGGGTGGGCATGAAGGCATGGATCAGGTTCATCTGGCCGGTTTTATTATTGTTATTTATGCTGGCGGCCATGGCTTTACTTACTGGACTGTGGCTTGATCTATAA
- a CDS encoding RNA polymerase sigma factor codes for MSEKKPNIVQTVKSYGKQLLGFIRSRVNSDEDAEDILQDVWYQLSSLPEVEAIEQMSSWLYRVARNRIVDKYRKQKPDSLEEYTYEDDDGELYIKDILLADDLTPETVYLKELFWEQLTVALDELPENQRQIFVWNELEDQTFQEIADRTGENIKTLISRKRYAVRYLRQRLETVYQEFVNY; via the coding sequence TTGTCAGAAAAAAAACCAAATATAGTCCAGACCGTTAAGAGCTACGGCAAGCAGCTTCTTGGCTTTATCCGTAGCAGGGTAAATTCCGACGAAGATGCTGAGGATATCCTTCAGGATGTTTGGTATCAGCTCAGCAGCCTGCCCGAAGTGGAGGCTATTGAGCAAATGAGCAGCTGGCTGTACCGGGTGGCCCGCAACCGGATTGTGGACAAATACCGCAAACAAAAGCCTGATTCGCTGGAAGAATATACCTACGAAGACGATGATGGCGAACTATATATTAAAGATATTCTGCTTGCCGACGATCTTACGCCGGAAACGGTTTATTTGAAGGAGCTTTTCTGGGAACAGCTGACGGTTGCGCTGGATGAACTTCCTGAAAACCAGCGGCAGATTTTCGTATGGAATGAACTGGAAGATCAGACGTTTCAGGAAATTGCTGACAGGACCGGCGAAAATATTAAAACACTTATTTCCCGGAAACGTTATGCTGTCCGGTATCTAAGACAAAGACTTGAAACAGTGTACCAGGAGTTTGTAAACTATTAA
- a CDS encoding carboxypeptidase-like regulatory domain-containing protein, whose product MSHSNAQGMSGKTKRSAQYALWALLLFLSVVSRAQQTTVTLSGRVTDEKSGQPLPFANVFVNNSSIGTNADVNGNYKLPNLPLGTIEIAVSFLGYETIKQTLRFEQAGNKTIVFKMREGMQLGEAVVYAKKNKKREKYLKIITRELLGNSKFSKQCKIVNPEVLRISMEDDGHLSAQTNNPLIIENYALGYRIHQDLDDFDYYAGKLYYGGSTRFELLVPKDEIQKKLWRANQKLAYQGSLKHLLASMVSDSLTENGFKVYQAIPDSMRMFKTVRSPNGYNSISHHIHNRIEETRGFRLVQPGELPTERLVVSYTQLEIFNMKKQGKSPYPDMPYGYTQITMPRGYIVITPQGWVSMPMGFEIAGDLGNDRFANLLPADWIRDL is encoded by the coding sequence AAAACAAAAAGGAGTGCGCAATATGCTTTATGGGCTCTGTTATTGTTTCTATCGGTAGTATCCCGTGCGCAGCAAACCACGGTTACACTGTCAGGTAGAGTAACGGATGAGAAAAGCGGGCAGCCGTTGCCCTTTGCAAATGTATTTGTAAATAATTCATCCATTGGTACCAATGCAGACGTGAACGGAAATTACAAACTGCCCAATCTGCCCCTCGGAACAATTGAAATAGCGGTTTCTTTTCTGGGATACGAAACAATCAAACAAACATTGAGGTTTGAACAGGCCGGAAACAAAACCATTGTTTTTAAAATGCGGGAAGGTATGCAGCTTGGAGAAGCAGTGGTGTATGCGAAAAAAAATAAAAAGCGGGAGAAATACCTGAAAATCATCACAAGGGAATTGTTAGGGAACAGCAAGTTCAGTAAACAGTGTAAAATAGTAAACCCCGAAGTACTGCGCATTTCCATGGAAGACGATGGCCATTTGAGTGCGCAGACCAACAACCCGCTGATCATCGAAAACTATGCGCTGGGGTATCGCATTCATCAGGATCTGGATGATTTTGATTATTATGCAGGCAAATTATACTACGGCGGATCAACACGTTTTGAGTTACTTGTTCCAAAGGATGAGATACAGAAGAAACTGTGGCGGGCCAATCAGAAACTGGCATACCAGGGATCGCTTAAACATCTGCTGGCCAGCATGGTGTCCGACAGTCTGACGGAAAACGGATTCAAGGTATATCAGGCCATTCCGGATTCCATGCGTATGTTTAAAACCGTAAGAAGTCCTAACGGCTATAACAGTATTTCCCACCACATTCACAACCGCATTGAAGAAACCCGTGGGTTTCGCCTGGTACAGCCGGGGGAATTGCCTACCGAACGGTTGGTCGTTTCTTACACCCAGCTAGAGATTTTTAACATGAAGAAGCAAGGGAAGTCGCCCTATCCCGATATGCCTTATGGCTATACCCAGATCACTATGCCGCGAGGTTATATAGTAATTACTCCGCAGGGCTGGGTATCCATGCCAATGGGGTTTGAAATAGCCGGAGACCTGGGGAATGATCGCTTTGCAAATTTGCTGCCTGCAGACTGGATCAGAGACTTATAA